A portion of the bacterium genome contains these proteins:
- a CDS encoding nuclear transport factor 2 family protein, with protein sequence MDREDGHVPEALRTAIDRLHAAIGRAAGGDPRPIQALYSHAGDVTAFYGWGGYERGWDAVRTRWAWAAAQFAGGTVAYENLTTVVTAEMAYTTDVETFRVRLAGVEAPAEWSNRVTHIFRFEDGAWRLVHRHANRLEARAPAAERRR encoded by the coding sequence ATGGACCGGGAGGACGGGCACGTACCCGAGGCGCTCCGCACGGCGATTGACCGGCTGCACGCGGCGATCGGCCGCGCCGCCGGCGGTGACCCCCGGCCGATTCAGGCGCTGTATTCGCACGCCGGCGACGTGACGGCGTTTTACGGGTGGGGCGGGTACGAGCGCGGTTGGGACGCGGTGCGCACGCGGTGGGCCTGGGCGGCGGCGCAGTTCGCGGGCGGTACGGTCGCGTACGAGAACCTGACGACCGTCGTCACCGCGGAGATGGCCTACACGACGGATGTCGAAACCTTCCGCGTCCGGCTCGCCGGCGTCGAAGCGCCGGCCGAGTGGTCGAACCGGGTGACGCATATCTTCCGGTTCGAAGACGGCGCGTGGCGGCTCGTGCACCGCCACGCCAACCGGCTCGAGGCGCGCGCACCGGCGGCCGAGCGGCGCCGCTAG
- a CDS encoding acetamidase/formamidase family protein has translation MTTHTVPPDRVHHSWDARHPPACTIDSGDAIVVHTRDVSDNQITRTSTAASLAQRDRRRSYPLAGPVYVRGAAPGDTLAVEILDLRPDGWGWTAFFPGRGLLPDDFAEPYLRVFDLTGGDVARLRDDIAIPIEPFFGTMGVCPAGAREQAIMPPGAFGGNMDVRQLTAGTTLYLPVQTDGALFSCGDAHAAQGDGEVCITGIEAPMRGTLRLTVQKGRRLPAPQFAVPGPLVPRLNGGGWYGTTGVGPDLYRASQDAVRAMIAHLSAAHRLPAEDAYVLCSLCVDLKISEIVDAGQYVVSALLPLGVFGRTV, from the coding sequence ATGACCACGCATACGGTTCCTCCCGACCGGGTGCACCACAGCTGGGACGCCCGCCACCCGCCGGCGTGCACGATCGACAGCGGCGACGCGATCGTCGTGCACACCCGCGACGTCAGCGACAACCAGATCACGCGAACGTCGACCGCCGCGTCGCTCGCACAGCGGGACCGCCGGCGGTCGTATCCGCTGGCAGGCCCGGTGTACGTCCGCGGCGCCGCTCCCGGTGATACCCTCGCGGTCGAAATCCTGGACCTCCGTCCGGACGGTTGGGGCTGGACCGCGTTCTTTCCCGGCCGCGGCCTGTTGCCGGACGATTTCGCGGAGCCGTACCTCCGGGTCTTCGACCTCACCGGCGGCGACGTGGCGCGCCTGCGCGACGACATCGCGATCCCGATCGAGCCGTTTTTCGGGACGATGGGCGTGTGCCCGGCCGGGGCGCGGGAGCAGGCGATCATGCCTCCGGGCGCCTTCGGGGGCAACATGGACGTCCGGCAGTTGACGGCCGGCACGACCTTGTACCTGCCGGTGCAGACGGACGGCGCGCTGTTCAGTTGCGGCGACGCCCACGCGGCCCAGGGCGACGGCGAGGTGTGCATCACCGGCATCGAGGCGCCGATGCGCGGCACGCTGCGGCTCACGGTGCAGAAGGGGCGCCGCCTGCCGGCCCCGCAGTTCGCCGTCCCGGGGCCGCTCGTGCCCCGTCTCAACGGCGGCGGGTGGTACGGTACGACCGGCGTCGGGCCGGATCTGTATCGCGCGTCTCAGGACGCGGTCCGCGCGATGATCGCGCACCTGTCGGCCGCGCACCGGCTGCCGGCCGAAGACGCCTACGTGCTCTGCAGCCTCTGCGTCGACCTGAAGATCTCGGAGATCGTGGACGCGGGGCAGTATGTCGTGAGCGCGTTGCTGCCGCTCGGGGTGTTCGGGCGCACCGTGTGA
- a CDS encoding OsmC family protein, with translation MPDETVTTTVRSASIGQPGRSLNSARTHHFILDSSTKPEALSNTESFLAAISSCGVTLIEHYAAANKIPLTGLTAAITGVQERADPTKFKQVAVRFEMRGVGRADADTLVEVWRAR, from the coding sequence ATGCCCGACGAAACGGTGACGACGACGGTCCGCAGCGCGTCGATCGGACAGCCCGGCCGGTCCCTCAACAGCGCGCGAACCCACCACTTCATCCTCGATTCGTCTACGAAGCCCGAGGCGCTGAGCAATACCGAGTCGTTTCTCGCCGCCATCTCGTCCTGCGGCGTGACGTTGATCGAGCACTACGCGGCGGCCAACAAGATCCCGCTGACCGGCCTGACCGCCGCGATCACCGGCGTCCAGGAGCGCGCGGATCCGACGAAGTTCAAGCAGGTGGCGGTCCGGTTCGAGATGCGCGGCGTCGGCCGCGCCGACGCGGACACGCTGGTGGAGGTCTGGAGGGCCCGCTGA
- a CDS encoding aminotransferase class III-fold pyridoxal phosphate-dependent enzyme, protein MTPITGTSSASKQADLLQKAGRYLAGGGLGLFVLPPEVNLVIAEGRGSHITDIGGRDFIDYHLGSGPALLGHAHPEIVDAVQRQVVKGSTYYFLNEPVIRLAERLVEAIPCADQVHFVGSGTEATFFALRVARAAAGRPKILKFEGGWHGMNDYALWGTTPSRPSDYPNAEPDSLGIPDALRGQILVAPFNETARAVEIIEGHAAELGAVIVEPLQRVLLPERGFLETLREVTRRLGIVLIFDEIVTGFRIAWGGAQEKYGVVPDLATYGKAMSGGFPMAAIAGRGDIMAHFDARRTARSKLVWASGTLNGNPVSSTAGLVALDVLNRAGAYDHFHRIGGRLRREIEAIGRRHGFSAQTPGEDAVFGVRFTDRRPLRTWTDLLTSDRDVHMRWSIEMIKRGILVNPNEKFYISLAHSDADVDRTLQACDEAFAAIRK, encoded by the coding sequence ATGACACCGATCACAGGCACGTCGAGTGCGAGCAAGCAGGCGGACCTGCTCCAAAAGGCCGGCCGCTACCTCGCCGGCGGCGGCCTCGGCCTGTTTGTGCTGCCGCCCGAGGTCAACCTCGTCATCGCCGAGGGGCGCGGCAGCCACATCACCGACATCGGCGGCCGGGACTTCATCGACTACCACCTCGGGTCCGGCCCCGCGCTGCTCGGCCACGCCCACCCGGAGATCGTCGATGCGGTGCAGCGCCAGGTCGTCAAAGGCTCCACCTATTACTTCCTCAACGAGCCCGTGATCCGGCTGGCGGAGCGGCTGGTCGAGGCGATTCCGTGCGCCGATCAGGTGCACTTCGTCGGCTCGGGGACCGAGGCGACGTTCTTCGCGCTGCGCGTCGCCCGCGCCGCGGCCGGCCGGCCGAAGATCCTCAAATTCGAGGGCGGCTGGCACGGCATGAACGACTACGCGCTGTGGGGCACGACGCCGTCACGCCCGAGCGACTATCCGAACGCGGAGCCGGACTCGCTCGGGATTCCCGACGCGCTGCGCGGCCAGATCCTGGTCGCGCCGTTCAACGAGACGGCGCGCGCCGTCGAGATCATCGAGGGCCACGCCGCGGAGTTGGGGGCCGTGATCGTCGAGCCGCTGCAGCGCGTGCTGCTGCCGGAGCGCGGCTTCCTCGAGACGCTGCGCGAGGTCACCCGCCGGCTCGGCATCGTCCTGATCTTCGACGAGATCGTGACCGGCTTCCGGATCGCATGGGGCGGCGCCCAGGAAAAGTACGGCGTGGTGCCCGACCTGGCGACCTACGGCAAGGCGATGTCCGGCGGGTTCCCGATGGCCGCGATCGCCGGGCGCGGCGACATCATGGCGCACTTCGACGCGCGCCGCACCGCGCGGTCGAAGCTCGTGTGGGCGAGCGGCACGCTCAACGGTAACCCCGTCAGCTCGACCGCCGGGCTCGTCGCCCTCGACGTGCTGAACCGGGCCGGCGCGTACGACCACTTCCACCGGATCGGCGGACGGCTCCGCCGCGAAATCGAAGCGATCGGCCGGCGCCACGGCTTCTCCGCGCAGACGCCGGGCGAAGACGCGGTCTTCGGCGTGCGCTTTACCGACCGCCGTCCGCTCCGGACCTGGACGGATCTGCTCACCTCCGACCGAGACGTGCACATGCGCTGGTCGATCGAGATGATCAAGCGGGGCATCCTCGTGAACCCCAACGAGAAGTTCTACATCTCGCTCGCGCACTCGGACGCCGACGTCGACCGCACGCTCCAGGCGTGCGACGAGGCGTTCGCGGCCATCCGGAAGTAG
- the cax gene encoding calcium/proton exchanger, with the protein MPTVRVYVPVVFRRLTLRWLLILVPLSAAAAAAGGWPLATFLLAGGALLPLAEIIGGATQQIGVHAGPRVGGLLNATFANVTEFILSIVLVAHGETAVVKTALTGSILGNLLLVLGFALLAGGTRHRVQRYNAAAAGVHSTSLTLAVIGLLMPALFFLTAGRPTAHQGETVSVAVAAVLIVLYAAALLFTHRTHEHLFLTPKAEERPQCSLAWAVGALAAASIVVAIESDLLVRTLEPAIGALGLSKFFVGLVLIPFFGNAVEHSAAVVFALRDQLDVTLEIAIGSSTQIALFVAPALVLISLAAGHPMDFIFTTFEVAAVGLSVLIVTFISHDGRSNWLEGAQLLAAYAIMAASAFFVTSS; encoded by the coding sequence GTGCCCACCGTGCGTGTCTATGTGCCCGTCGTCTTCCGGCGGCTGACCCTACGCTGGCTACTGATTCTCGTCCCACTCTCGGCGGCCGCCGCCGCGGCCGGCGGGTGGCCGCTGGCGACCTTTCTGCTGGCGGGCGGCGCCCTGCTCCCGCTCGCCGAGATCATCGGCGGCGCGACGCAGCAGATCGGGGTACACGCCGGTCCCCGCGTCGGCGGACTGCTGAACGCGACGTTCGCCAACGTCACCGAGTTCATCCTCTCGATCGTGCTCGTGGCGCACGGCGAGACGGCCGTCGTCAAGACGGCGCTCACCGGGTCGATTCTCGGCAACCTGCTGCTCGTGCTCGGCTTCGCGCTGCTGGCCGGCGGCACCCGACACCGCGTGCAGCGCTACAACGCCGCGGCCGCCGGGGTGCACTCGACGTCGCTGACCCTGGCGGTGATCGGGCTTTTGATGCCCGCGCTGTTCTTCCTCACGGCGGGCCGGCCGACCGCGCACCAGGGCGAGACGGTCAGCGTGGCTGTGGCCGCCGTCCTGATCGTGCTCTACGCCGCCGCGCTCCTGTTCACACACCGGACGCACGAGCATCTGTTTCTGACGCCGAAGGCGGAGGAGCGGCCGCAGTGCTCGCTCGCATGGGCCGTGGGCGCCCTGGCCGCCGCCTCGATCGTCGTCGCGATCGAATCGGATCTTCTCGTCCGGACGCTCGAGCCGGCGATCGGTGCCCTGGGCCTCTCGAAGTTCTTCGTGGGGCTCGTGCTGATCCCGTTCTTCGGGAACGCCGTGGAGCACAGCGCCGCCGTGGTCTTCGCGCTGCGCGACCAGCTCGACGTGACGCTGGAGATCGCGATCGGCTCGTCGACCCAGATCGCGCTCTTCGTCGCTCCGGCGCTCGTCCTCATCTCGCTCGCCGCCGGACATCCGATGGACTTCATTTTCACCACGTTCGAGGTGGCCGCGGTCGGGCTCTCGGTCCTGATCGTCACGTTCATTTCGCACGACGGCCGCAGCAACTGGCTGGAGGGGGCGCAGTTGCTCGCCGCGTATGCCATCATGGCCGCCTCGGCGTTCTTCGTGACCTCGTCGTGA
- the metC gene encoding cystathionine beta-lyase, with protein sequence MKPDTRLVHAGRNPERHGGTVNPPIHRASTILYPTVEAFERRTERKYGDVSSYGIYGTPITFALRDALAELSGGARSLVTSSGLSAITMALAAFLRQGDHVLVTDSAYGPTRNFCDGTLARFGVETTYYDPAIGAEIAGLIRPNTKVVYTESPGSLTFEIQDVPAIAAAAHACGAAVFFDNTWGTPLHFRAFDHGVDVEIQAGTKYLAGHSDLLIGVITARTEAVFRTLKDGTDGFGDCVAPDLCYETLRSMRTLHVRMQRHRESALTVARWLAGRPEVARVLHPALPDHPGHALWRRDFTGSSSLFSILLRTESKEAVAAMLEGLELFKIGASFGGFESLILPANVTAARTARPWTERGALVRLHVGLEAVDDLIADLEAGLRRLAAVPAKTG encoded by the coding sequence ATGAAACCCGACACCAGGCTGGTCCACGCCGGCCGCAACCCCGAACGGCACGGGGGCACGGTGAATCCGCCCATCCACCGCGCGTCCACGATCCTCTACCCCACCGTGGAGGCCTTCGAACGCCGGACCGAGCGAAAGTACGGCGACGTCTCGTCGTACGGCATCTACGGCACGCCGATCACTTTTGCACTGCGGGACGCGCTGGCCGAGCTCTCCGGCGGTGCGCGGTCGCTCGTCACGTCGTCGGGCCTGTCGGCGATCACGATGGCCCTCGCCGCTTTTCTGCGTCAGGGTGACCACGTGCTCGTGACGGACAGCGCCTACGGGCCGACGCGCAACTTCTGCGACGGAACGCTGGCCCGGTTCGGGGTCGAGACGACGTATTACGATCCCGCGATCGGCGCGGAGATCGCCGGGCTCATCCGGCCGAACACGAAGGTCGTCTACACGGAGTCGCCGGGCTCGCTCACGTTCGAGATCCAGGACGTTCCGGCGATCGCCGCCGCGGCGCACGCGTGCGGCGCCGCCGTGTTCTTCGACAACACGTGGGGCACGCCGCTCCATTTCCGGGCCTTCGACCACGGCGTGGACGTGGAAATCCAGGCGGGGACGAAGTACCTCGCCGGGCACTCGGACCTCCTCATCGGCGTGATCACCGCCCGCACCGAGGCGGTCTTTCGGACGCTCAAGGACGGCACCGACGGGTTCGGCGACTGCGTCGCGCCCGATCTGTGCTACGAGACACTGCGCAGCATGCGCACGCTCCACGTACGCATGCAGCGGCATCGGGAGTCGGCCCTGACCGTCGCGCGCTGGCTGGCCGGACGCCCGGAGGTCGCGCGCGTGCTGCATCCGGCGCTTCCCGATCATCCCGGCCACGCGCTCTGGCGGCGCGACTTCACCGGCTCGTCCAGCCTGTTTTCGATTCTGCTGCGCACCGAGTCGAAAGAGGCCGTCGCGGCGATGCTGGAGGGGCTCGAGCTGTTCAAGATCGGCGCGAGCTTCGGCGGGTTCGAAAGCCTGATACTTCCGGCAAACGTCACGGCCGCGCGCACGGCCCGACCGTGGACGGAGCGCGGCGCCCTCGTCCGCCTGCACGTCGGACTGGAAGCGGTCGACGATCTGATCGCCGATCTCGAAGCAGGGTTGCGGCGCCTCGCCGCGGTGCCTGCGAAAACCGGATGA